One Coffea arabica cultivar ET-39 chromosome 5e, Coffea Arabica ET-39 HiFi, whole genome shotgun sequence DNA segment encodes these proteins:
- the LOC113687313 gene encoding F-box/LRR-repeat protein At4g14103-like — MSFKNSEDLRRQKYDRLSALPDAVLCHILSFLPMKYVVATSILSTRWKYLYMSVPVIKLDDTVHSQEEESQDNIRSDSFRRFADRVLMLRNADIIQFHLKCTTTFESSVINAWLCAVLLHKVQVLNLFMKYDNPRCLTSELFTCKTLQWLNLDSSIIIKPKVVHLPNLKILRLFGVELMDDGSIPQILAGCPKLEHLHMCGCQLHGIQVLDISTPSLKSLEFFNCYGAFRVVIDTPNLEDLCYVDFLNGDPLVKNLKSLVKAYLFPYSVTLQNTDDACLCGGHVSKFLNAMANTKSLTLLTVCLEGLLHSGCSIPKFQNLTYMKLVPRHNCHWELLPILLHSTPNLKTLALDMEFPDNNIGQWPKFPVTQNQPICLAQYLRAVDILI; from the exons ATGAGTTTCAAAAATTCTGAAGATTTGAGAAGACAAAAGTATGACAGACTAAGTGCTTTACCAGATGCTGTCTTATGCCACATCCTTTCATTTCTCCCAATGAAATATGTCGTTGCAACCTCCATTTTATCTACCAGATGGAAATACCTCTACATGTCTGTTCCTGTGATAAAACTTGATGACACTGTACAttctcaagaagaagaatcgcAGGACAACATCAGAAGCGACAGTTTTAGAAGATTTGCAGATAGGGTGCTTATGCTGCGAAATGCTGACATAATTCAATTTCATCTCAAATGCACAACGACTTTCGAAAGTTCAGTAATCAATGCATGGTTATGTGCTGTGCTTTTGCATAAGGTTCAGGTGCTTAATCTTTTCATGAAATATGACAATCCTAGATGTTTAACAAGtgaacttttcacttgtaaaacACTTCAGTGGTTAAACCTGGATAGCTCCATTATCATCAAGCCGAAGGTAGTTCATTTACCAAATCTGAAGATCTTACGTCTTTTCGGAGTAGAATTAATGGATGATGGTTCTATACCACAGATCCTCGCTGGTTGTCCTAAGCTTGAGCATCTGCACATGTGTGGTTGCCAATTGCATGGAATTCAAGTTCTTGATATTTCAACTCCTTCCCTGAAGAGCTTAGAATTTTTCAATTGTTACGGTGCATTCCGAGTTGTCATTGATACCCCAAATCTTGAGGACCTGTGCTATGTTGATTTTTTAAATGGAGATCCATTGGTGAAAAATCTGAAGTCATTGGTCAAAGCTTATTTGTTTCCTTACTCTGTAACTCTACAAAACACAGATGATGCATGCTTATGTGGGGGTCATGTGTCTAAGTTCCTGAATGCAATGGCTAACACCAAGTCTCTTACTCTTCTAACTGTTTGCTTGGAG GGTCTCCTTCATTCCGGCTGTTCAATCCCCAAATTCCAAAATTTGACCTATATGAAGCTAGTACCACGCCATAACTGTCATTGGGAATTGCTACCAATCCTACTTCACAGTACACCCAATCTAAAAACTTTGGCTCTTGATATG GAATTTCCAGACAACAATATTGGCCAATGGCCCAAGTTTCCTGTAACGCAGAATCAGCCCATCTGCTTGGCTCAGTACCTCAGGGCAGTGGATATTTTGATTTAG